In Oncorhynchus masou masou isolate Uvic2021 chromosome 31, UVic_Omas_1.1, whole genome shotgun sequence, the sequence TTTGCAAAATGGTGAAGGACACCAAATGTAATATAAATCCTACCTCTAATGTTAACAGTCAGAATACGGTTGTACTGGCTGTGACAGTCATGGTCATCTTGTCTCCTCCACTCCCATTGTAGGGCCACAGGAACACATGGGTTGAACTGCCCTGActaagacagacaggcagacacaaaaTTGTTGTAGAACAGACGACAGTAGCTGCAGATTAGAAACTACACTATCAGGGGGATATTTCATTGCACAAGTTATTAGAAAACTCCAAATCAACTCTGCTTGGCACGAGAGATTTTGTCACATTTACCTTACCACTGCAGAGAACTGTAACTTTTATAGAACGTGAACTGTATGTACATGATTAGGGGTGTTGCGGTGACCGTACTACCGCCACACCGgaggtcacgagtcatgaaggcagtcaaattccatgtgaccgtttagtcacggtaattaggcttctccaagctctgatgctgctgatggtcattagtatcCTACCAAACTTGCCTGCTACCCAGCACtccattgtccctctaatcactttGACATCTATGCAAAtgtatcaaaatcaaatcaaacacttaaTGAGATCCCATGAGTTCATGTTGCGCAAAATTTCTATTGGCAACTGCTTGAAAAAACAGAGTGATAGCCtttattaaaaagaggaggatcccatcagctttctataggcctactatatttatttctcaactttcctaatgttaagcacattgcttatatttacaacgagagtatagcctacctggctggcatgacaacgaaccacgggaaaagcgtcctccattcgctattttaGCACATAGATTACATcaattttttcccccactgtccATTTCGATACATGTGCATGAAAACGGTCcattctaaaaacacatttcacacaaatattatttagtatatgtaaagataagattaaatcaagaatagcttgatgggtgacaatattatcctatcactatatatgatatattatcacttttgaatgatgcccagcataagaaacaatgcctttCTCAAATCATAGACGCACACATCCTTGTAGCCTAgcacataggcctatatgttctgATAAGGTTTGGATCACGACTAAAGTgtccaaataatttattaaaattaAGCATCGTTAATCCGCTTTACAAGAGGTGTACAGCCTAACTAGTATACATAAGCAGCTCGTGactttcaagtttggggaagatcattttcaccatataaatgcacctttataataaaagcattaactgcataatcacatttgtggtcacttttgataatggtgttttccgctaATGACACATTCATGTTTATTGCCTACTGCCGTGTGCGCATTTCTGCGCTtttaatgtgaagaaatagcctattaGTTTACCAACATTTTAACCTAAaaattctgatctgttgcgtcaggcTCATTGCATATAAAAGTTTAGTTGATGCTGGTGGTTGTATTAATTttggatctatcgcatcccacaactgtcccagactatgtttggaatatttatttcgcacacagaataggtcaacttttgtactttGTCAATCTACTGTCCcccataggctagtgcttttgctgttcgttaggcctacacatcttgttggctgacgaagaGTAAATGTGGACAGTCTTGTGTCGGTCTTCATGTGTGGCCTGTAAGACACgatcacgtgatggagagccatgtgagtgagaggtgattCGGAGCGCAccgcactcagggagaagggcacaacgaccactggccgcaaaaggcattttttttgggggggggggggggcattacagcgacacaaaggggatgccgacttgaaattcaaggcattatcaagtgGTTGTCAAATTGTTAATGAGAGACTGGTGTCGACACacctttcaagcaacttttttcaaatcatcattagagttgcatcatgcagcctaacaatgtattaaacatatcgcccaacgtttgtatcacaactTCTAAAGTTctattaataactctaaattaagcatatagccGTACATATCCCTAACCGCTCAAcgcagaatagccgcatgtgcgcactccctcaaatcgtttggagaaaagaTGATTTATATTTGATTCAATtctattcttcatactataaaataatgccacggaattataTGCAAATCTTGGCTGCTAAATGAACttgtgtagcccacagccatttggcatagccacatcAGGACCTAACATGAGGACAACttagagtatgctattctgttcttctgaaatatacattttctttatgtcatgcttctttagacctgccaaaaataaatcatggatttattgtgatggtgaagACTGTACTACATGCATTAtcgtactttaaaaaaaatgtagattTTCCAAAGGTCTGCATAAGTGGCTTGTGGAAGCtgggagatgctaaatgtgtttgttaattagcggtcaattaccatgagagTGACAGCCATTTGCTTGATAAACACCGGCTGACAAAATATCGTGAGCGCCACAGCCCTATACATGATCAACATTTTTGACAGGGAAGCAATTGTTTAAAGCCAGAAGTTGACAGGTTTGTTGACATAAGATAAAATGCATTACCTTCCATAACTGCAACTGGTGAACAATGTTCTCACAGCACAGGTGGCACAGAAATATGTAGCTTAACTTCCAACAGTATAGCCATCATCTCAGCCTTATATACAGCCAGTTGATGTGTAATACGTTTCCTGACTCTCACCTCACGTTCCTCCACTTCAAATACTGACCCAGTGCGTCCTGTCCTTGGATCTTTAAAACCATCTGTCTAAAGGGCCATAAAATCCTGATGCACAGTATCCAGACCTCTCTTAAACCAATCAGATGGATCAACATcctccctatctttctgtagTCTCTCCAGTTGGATCAActccctccctatctttctgtagtctctccagatggatcaacaccctccctatctttctgtagtctctccagatggatcaacaccctccctatctttctgtagtctctccagatggatcaacaccctccctatctttctgtagTCTCTCCAGGTGGATCAACACCCGCCCTATCTTTCTgtagtctctccagatggatcaacatgctccctatctttctgtagtctctccagatggatcaacaccctccctatctttctgtagtctctccagatggatcaacaccctccctatctttctgtagtctctccagatggatcaacaccctccctttctttctgtagtctctccagatggatcaacaccctccatatcaattcaattcaattgactttattgacatggcaaattaattattacttacattgtcaaagtatatatatcgaaaaaaagaaagaaaaaaaagaatatttatatataaaatatatatatatatatatttattttgtatataaataaaatggtgggaccaacagcaataataacagttgtagtggacatgggattaccattaacaacaacaacaatattaatgagaacaacaatacattaaagcaatggtagtggaccagtgtcaacatgactgagaagacacatgacgttgtatgaaagacaaaacaaaacaagatgggaaatattatcgacattactttgcacttttcactggctgtccctcaggttgtggcaggaggacacatatttggctgccaaaactgcacattttggcttttcacccaataaatattgGATTTTTTCTTAatcttttatagtttcaaattctttgtattgaattataattttaGGAAATAAATATTCTCTTCagtctgagtatttgtcacagtgtaaaaggaaatgcagctctgtctctacctctcccctggagcagggtgagcacagcctgtcctctctgggcagccaggtttgtctgtgacaaCCGGTCTCTATACccagactgtgctcactgagtctgtacctagtcaatattttcctcagttttctatcagtcactgTGGTCAGAAAGTCTGCCACCCgtactgtctgtttagagccaaatagcattgaagtttactttgatttaccaataggtgatatatttttctttttgttttgtgatgAATTGGTTGGACCAGATTTTCTGAGTGcagtcctgaggctctatggggttggtttgggttggtgaactgagcctcagaaccagctggctgaggggactcttctcttttTTCATTTCTTGACATTGGagagctgtgtgatggaatgttttggggtcacttgtttttaggtggttgtaaaatttgatggctcttttttggcccaattctgctctacatgcgttattaggagtttttctttgcacttgcaatacagtcttgcaaaactctgcatgcagtatttTGATTGGATGTTTGTCACATTTGGTAAATTCATTATTAGAGATTGGACCCCATACCTCACTGCCATATAGAGTAATTGGTTCTATAAATGATTGAAAAAGTttgagccagattctaattggaatttcgattttgatgttccttttaatggtatagaatgctcttcttgctttgtctctcagctcacTCACCGCCATGTGAAAGctacctgtgttgctgatatttagTCCTAGATATGTGTAGTTTTTGGTGTGTTATAATAGAACTGAGTCCAAATAGAATTTATATTTGTCATCCTTATTTCCAGACCTTTTTAGGAATATCattatatttgtttttttttaggtttaacggtcagagtccaggtctgacagaacctgtgaagatgatctaggtgctgctgtaactcctctttagtgggagacagcagcaccaggtcgTCTGCGTATAGcagactgtcaggatttggccaggattGTTCCGGGTTTGGCCACTAGATGACCCCAGTTcattaatgtagatgttaaaTAGTGTTGGACTTATTGGGCAGCCCTGTTTCATTCCCCGCCCCTGAGAGAAGAAGTCGGTTTGcttgttgccaattttaaccgcacatttgtttttagtgtacaTTGATTTAATAAAATCATGTTTTCCCTCCAATACCACTTTCTATTAGTTTATAAAAAAGACCTTTgtgccaaattgaatcaaatgctTTCTTGAAATCTACAAAACATGAGTagattttgcctttgttttggtttacttGTTTATCTATTACAGTGTGGAGGGTGTAAATTTtttttaagatttttttttatagaaatccaatctggtttctgctcaggACGTTGTGTTCGTCAAGGAAATGATGTAGTCTGCTATTTATAATGCTGCAGAGAATTGCTGTTAATGCAAATTCCTCTGTAATTatttgggtcaaatttgtctccatttttataGATTGATGTGATCAATCCCTAGTTCCAAATATCAGGGAAAATACCTGCAGTGAGGATAATGTTGAAGAGTTTGAGTATAgccaatttgaatttgtggtctgtatatttgatcatttcatttaaaataccatcagcaccaaaggcctttttgggttgtagagtgcatagtttttccaataattattcttctgtaattggggtatccacaggattCTGATATTCTTTGTCTGCTGAATCAAGGATTTGTAATTTTTCTTGTATATCTTTTTGTTCTGGGCTTTGTTATATTGCTGTAGAGGTTTGCAAAGTGATTTCTCCACATATCCCCATTTTGGATAGCCAATTCCTCATGATGAGGTTTGTTAAATTTATTCAAATTCTCCCAGAAGTGGTTTGATTCTATGGATTCCTCAATTCCATCCATCTGATTTCTAATGTGCTGTTCCTTTTTGTTCTCagggtgtgtttgtattgcttcAGTGTTTCCCCATATTGAAGgcgtatatttttgttttctggtTCTCTGTGTTTTTGATTAGATATATTTCTCAATGACTTTCTTATATTTTTGaaatcattatcaaaccatttttcaTTATCTGTTATTTCTGGTTTGCTCTTATGCTTCTTTAAATTAGCCAAGGAGGCTAATTTGTCAAATATATAGTTTATGTTCTAAACAGCCAAATGTACACCTTCATTGCTGTAGGAGAATGTTCAATCCTTGTAAATTCCAACATGCAACGTAAAAAGATTTCataacttttttaatttttttcttTACCTTCAAAATGAGACAAACATTCACAATCCAACAAGAACTATTAAAATAAGATTTTTCAATTAAAGTAAACTATTATTATGCAAATGTGATTTGTTTATTATTTAAATAGAATTTGTGTCATGCCACTTGGGTGGGTGTAGTGTGAGGATGGTGGAGTTCTTGTGCTCATCTTACCATGACCCTCGGCCTATCACATGTGAGCATAGTAGACTCAGCATGTTTAATGTCACTCATTTGGTTGGTGGGAGCTGGGCCAGTTGCTCCTCTCACAGCCTGTGCCTGCTGGGCTGTGGCTCCTCCAAGTGTGGGTCTGCAGTGGGGGGTAGGGGGGTGGGAGGCCTCGTCTGGGTGGCTCTGAAGCTGGGCTGGGGTGGTCTGTGCTGCGCTGGCTGTGGTAGGCATTGAGGTTGGTGGTGCTGTGGTCGTGGCTGGGAGTTCCAGGGTGCTGGTCCGGGGTATTGTTCCGGTGATCTTTTTCGGGGTGGAGATTGCTCTGCTGTTCCTGGGTGTAGAGGTCGGACTGCGATTTAAAGCGACGTCCTTGAGAGTCTTGGCaaggatggggactgtctccctgtacaggtgaacatggtcatagagacagtccagatcgatgGTGGGCCAGGTGTACATTGGGTTGCAGGGCACAGTCCCTATCTTTCTGTAGTGTCTAatcagatggatcaacaccctccctatctttctgtagTCTCCCACACCCTTCTGACCCGACTCATCCTCTTGATCATCCCCCATACTTCTCCCACAGGTGTCGCCCTTCCAATGGTGTTACAGAACCAACGCCAACATGACCAATTCGCCTGatggatagttctcctcaccagggcctgctgatactgaatcagactgagggatagttctcctcaccagggcctgctGATACTGAATCAGACTGAGGGATAGTTCTCCTCTCCAGGGCCTGCTGATACTGAATCAGACtgagggatagttctcctcaccagggcctgctGATACTGAATCAGATGTTGGAAGTTATACGTCCTTTTCAGTACTCTAAATGTCTTGTTTCTATTCCTCACAACTGCCCCACACTCCTTCGTCCACCACGGGActgctttcctcctcctccctgaactCTTAGGTATCGCCTCAGCAGCTGCCCCCACTAACGCTGTTCTCACCCAGTTATTCATACTGTCCACATCCCCTCTCATATCCACCCGAGCCATCACCTGCTCACTCAGCTCCTGAAACTGATACCACTTTGCCCTTCCAAACACCCACCTGCCTACTCCATCCACTGGAACCTCCTCCCTCCGGCCTACTGTGCATAGTAGTGATCACTCCATTCTCCTCCCTTACCTCCCACTCAGATTCCTGCCATCACACTAGATACCAGAGTGAGGTCCAAGGCAGACTCTTTCCCTGTGGccctccaccctctccagcacTTCCAGGTCTAATATCTGACATGGATTATAGTAGTTtactaccacccctcctctactaCATATTCCTATTCAATACCTCTGCCTAGCATCCTATAAGAAAGTCCTTGCTTTATGAAagtggcaccccccccccccccacccctgtccCTACGAGCCATGTTTCCTGCACACAAATCACATCAGGCTAaggagccttattgctattattaactggttaccaatgtaatcaGAGCAGTAAAACTAAATGTTTTATCAGACCAGTGGTATGCAGTCTGATATACTATGGccttcagccaatcagaattcagggctcaaaccacccagtttataataactcATGTATCCTATGGTTACTTTATTTGACAGTACACGGTCCTTGAAGTGTAACAGAATAAACAGGCCATCTTCCCTAACTCCACCCCTTGTTTCTTGCTATATTTGATCATTTACTAGAATAACTAATCTCAAGTTGTCCCTTACCTCTTTAGTGCCAACACTCACAGGCACTCCTGTTATCACCCCTTTAATCCACAGTTTTCCTGCATGATCAGTCCAGCTGCTCGACACCACCTTACACTTCCCTATTTGCTTCACTCAAGAGCTTTTTCCCCTCGGCGCATTGTCCTTACAGAACACCAACAAGCTCCCATCTAGTAACACTTTAGCGTTGACAATTTCCTCAATCAACTACTTTATTACAGCCGTCAACCTTATCGGACTCGTAGCCCCAACTCCCCCTTCCTCCTTAAAGTTCATAATCACTTTATGCTCCTCCTCACCTCGCGATGCATCTTGCCCTTCCTCTGCACTCTCGACCCCCGAACTGCCGCTGGAAACTGTTGCTCTCTTCAAACGTCCTTTGCTgcctccatacctctctctccccttcaaacCCATACTCACATTCTCTCCCCCTTTATTTGTACCACCATGCCCCACACTTTGTTCTCCATCGCCTAACATCCCCGACCCAGTCACAGCGCAGCCGTGCCGAAGCGAGTCAAGTTGTTTATCAGCGACGGATCGCTAGCCACCGCTTTCCGCCTCTCCCTCAACTCTGTCACGACACCATGCCACGGGCTCCCCGGAAATGTACGCTGAAAAACCCCACATACATCTCATAAAGTTAATGCACATCTTTTTAAATTGATGATATATTCTAATCGAATTGTACTCAAGAAATGTTATTCCCTACTTATATATTCAGATCGAATTGTTCTCAGGAAATGTCCTTCCCTTCTATGGGTCATATTAGCGGGCTATCACGGGGTAAAAGCACTTTTTAAAATCCATTGCATTAGCTTTGTAAatcacagtaaaaaaaaataacgCGAATACGTACATTTGGCGAAGGGAAAAGACGCCAGATCTTCTAGTTTTAGTTACTGCACAATAAAAATAGTCTTTACCGCCGCCAACGTAAACGGGGTGTAATAACAGTTGTGGTTGACGCTGCTCGGAAATGATGACATAAAACGATGATTGGAACCTTCTGAACAACGAGTCGCACCGCCCCACTGCCTGATTCACATCGCGTGATTTATGATGTCCATTATATCGACTGATTGGTTCTGTATGGAGTGTTATGTAAGAGCCCAAAGcattatatatacatatgtaataAATGTTACAACACTAGAATTATACTATTACTGCAGATATATTATGACATTATAATGCAACAACTCGACATAATGCTTCTTTAACACGGGCTTAGGATATATTATATGTTGTGATAATAGCAGTCAGTTTACATTAACTTTATGAGATTTATTTGGTTTTTATTATTACCAAAAAACTTCCAACGTGAACTAAAAGTGTCGTTAAATAATGAAGATGATCTAATAGAACAAATAAGATATCCTATATCTGTGTTTcccacagaccttattttcggcGTTTATCCACAACCCTACAAATACGCCATTAATTTTCCTCATAGGCTTTGTCCAACGAACATGGCGGAGTTAGGGCCTATAAAAAGACTCCATTAATATTTCTCTCTATAGCAACGGCAGAGATCTATTTATGATGGTCTGAAAAATACTGTAGTGCAATATTTGTCGGCCGAAAACCCGAGGAGGAGGGGCAGAAAGGAAATGCTCCAATGGGGGAGAGGGAACTTAAAGAGGGTGACCAACGAATATAAATGATATCCCTTTAAGAGCAACTGGGACATAGCGGTGcaagaaaaggagaggagggggagaagaaagaggaTTTAAAAAGAAAAGGAAGAAAGAtacatggagggaggagggagagcgagcaaTAAAAAAAGAAAGATGACATCCTCGCAATTGAACAGCCGAGGTGGAGCGATAGGCTGCGTCCCGGCGCGAGCGCTCTTAGCTTAGGGTCAGGGCTTGAATCCAACAACGAGGCTTCGACAAAACAAGCGATTGGCCTGTTGGGGGAAATCGGAAGAATAGATTCAGAAATTAAAATAATGAACTGCTCCTCTTTCGAATGCGTTTATTGTAACACTGATAGTAGTTGTCATTGTGCGTAATGCATTACTTTTAATTTTAAGATCGACCTATTATATGACTACGGCTATATAAATAACATTGATTTTGTGCGCACAGATATTTGGTTTCAAAGTCATCAATGCCAAGAGATATGCATTCCTTATGCTTTGATAAAATTAAAGTTTGAAACCAAAGTCAAAGATAAATAGGCCACTATTGGAGCTGGCAATTCCACTCAGGCAGTCAGCCTAGACGAAACGCCTGCGTGAATTTGAATAGCTTGAATACGCCTGTTAGATAAATATTTTTACAATGTACATTATTGATAGTTGCATGTCCCTTTCGGATGATCAATAGCATACTTTTCTTGTTGCATTTGAGTACTGTCAACATAGATCTTCTCGCCACAATCATCAACAGTGCGATTAAATATTATGTCAACGGTTTACTGTCGAATCGCCATCAGGATTACTTAGCTGATTTTCTACTCTTCATCGCTTTGGTGCAAAATGGATGCTGCTTGGAGCAATTTTCTCTTCCAGGTAAATTTTAATTGACCTTCTTTCTATTCGTGTGTGCGCTTTTCTGAAGAATGGCTGTTGATTATTTTTTTGTCTGCAGCCCCAGGGGCCTGGCCATTTAGGTAAACGAAGTAGCATTTACTCtaaaccagtggttcccaaactttttatcgTCCCGTTACACCTTCAAACATTagacctccagctgcgtaccccctctaggaCCAGG encodes:
- the LOC135523937 gene encoding uncharacterized protein LOC135523937 isoform X3, giving the protein MGDDQEDESGQKGVGDYRKIGRVLIHLIRHYRKIGTVPCNPMYTWPTIDLDCLYDHVHLYRETVPILAKTLKDVALNRSPTSTPRNSRAISTPKKITGTIPRTSTLELPATTTAPPTSMPTTASAAQTTPAQLQSHPDEASHPPTPHCRPTLGGATAQQAQAVRGATGPAPTNQMSDIKHAESTMLTCDRPRVMVTNGTRCVTGSGLADGEQMERLWSYVRTFVKITKEMIPTHRVDALKDALYYASRVREKQGSTQSDVEVWTRQMKETLTDKKTLFLTWQERCVETLAEQQSDMMSPAIPDVVILSGLADYLT